The sequence AGGGTTTACCCTAGGTATTTAATTGATATAAGAGAATGTATGGATAGTAATTTCTTAAACCAGAAAGACGTCATGTTTAGAGGTAGTTCCTACAGCATTGGAGTCCAAAGATGTATTCTGGTTCTTTGAGTAGAAGGATAGTCAAAGATATGAAGTAAATTTAAATAGTTGATATCAAGGAAAATTATTCAACATTCAAAGAATCTGTCAATAATGATAACATGTACTCTAGCAAAGAGAGCTAATGGAGTTTCCCATGAGTAGAATCAGAATAAAGAATTTCGGCCCCATCAAAGAGGGGCTTATCGAAAATGATGGTTGGATAGATATAAATAAAATCACTCTATTTGTCGGGAATCAAGGATCTGGTAAAAGTACAGTTGCGAAACTAATATCAACATTTTTCTGGATAGAAAAAGCTCTATATCGAGGTGATTTTAAAAGAAAATGGTTTGAAGAAGATAATCGATTAAAAAATACATTCTTACCCTATCACCGTTTAGAGCGTTATCTTAATGAGTCTGACTTGATGATTCCACAAGGTTCTGAAATAGATTACGAAGGAGATGCTTTTAAGATTAAGTATCTGAATGGAAAACTAATAATCTCTGAAAATGAAAATTATGAATATTCTTTACCTCAGATCATGTATGTCCCTTCAGAACGTAATTTTCTCTCATATATGGGTAG is a genomic window of Oceanispirochaeta sp. M1 containing:
- a CDS encoding ATP-binding protein; amino-acid sequence: MSRIRIKNFGPIKEGLIENDGWIDINKITLFVGNQGSGKSTVAKLISTFFWIEKALYRGDFKRKWFEEDNRLKNTFLPYHRLERYLNESDLMIPQGSEIDYEGDAFKIKYLNGKLIISENENYEYSLPQIMYVPSERNFLSYMGRVRDLKLNSQAMSEFLIEFEKASESIKKEFDLPINNAKITYDRLNRNLNITGENYRISLSHSSSGFQSLVPLFIVTHHLSQSILDQKEQPMSPDAMNKFKREMELIWSN